A single Streptomyces sp. 2114.4 DNA region contains:
- a CDS encoding SCO5717 family growth-regulating ATPase: MNEQEAFRPDGNDPDDDQSEFDLTGEFKIDFAAPAWYASNDTSGGGASAASPATPPASSPTAPPAAAQPPLGPPTGQPLPGPAQGAPGIPPQQSVPGIPQQGVPATPPPVNAAPPSFPTLRPQDTGNDVPAAGGDAPATATPGPQPTAEAAPATDDGADAGNRRSGTGVDPSMSLWGDDGNDAPEAANASEPEAEPEAEAQSEAEAQPEADAAPAVAPETAPTAVPQPEAAQPPYAAEGGAPAPEAVTPAQPAPEATPQSGQPAPAQPQPQPQPQQAAPQQGMPQQGVPQQGMPQQTPPQGVPQQGVPQQGVPQQGAPQQGAPWGAAAEGLQQGVPGQGTLPPLPAEFQPADPRMAQAQAQAAQQGQQPQQPQQGQQQAPAQQQQQPQQPQQPQAGYPQGQHAQHGGYPQQQGVPGSQQPAYGYPQSGYGYPQQGQPQQHAAAQQSGYGYPQTGAQGYPQQGQYPQQPQAHYGQQQATAQQAAQAQAAQAQQAQQAQQAQAAQQAQQQAQQAQQQAHQAQQQAQQAQQGQQPQQAYQPLPGQQAGDPNAAANYASYSQPGQQQPQQRAAPGAPLGYSAAVELTSDRLLRNQPKKRKPGANAQPSKFKLGAKKEEAERQRKLELIRTPVMSCYRIAVISLKGGVGKTTTTTALGSTLASERQDKILAIDANPDAGTLGRRVRRETGATIRDLVGAIPHLHSYMDIRRFTSQAPSGLEILANDVDPAVSTTFNDEDYRRAIDILGKQYPIILTDSGTGLLYSAMRGVLDLADQLIIISTPSVDGASSASTTLDWLSAHGYADLVQRGITVISGVRETGKMIKIDDIVSHFETRCRGVVVVPFDEHLAAGAEVDLDMMRPKTREAYFNLSALVAEDFTRAQQAAGMYPQQQMGGDPYAQQQYAQQGQPQQQPQQGTPPPPPAGYSQQQGGWTQQPAQPPAHWQQQQPAPDAPQPEHPGLAPGWQQQPPPQ; the protein is encoded by the coding sequence GTGAACGAGCAGGAGGCTTTCCGTCCGGACGGAAACGATCCTGACGACGACCAGTCCGAGTTCGACCTGACCGGTGAGTTCAAGATCGATTTCGCCGCACCGGCCTGGTACGCGAGCAACGACACCAGTGGTGGGGGCGCGAGTGCCGCCTCCCCCGCGACTCCTCCTGCGTCTTCGCCCACCGCTCCGCCCGCCGCCGCCCAGCCCCCGCTCGGCCCGCCCACCGGCCAGCCGCTGCCCGGGCCCGCCCAGGGGGCGCCCGGAATTCCGCCGCAGCAGAGTGTGCCCGGGATTCCTCAGCAGGGTGTACCGGCGACCCCGCCGCCCGTGAACGCCGCCCCGCCGAGCTTCCCGACCCTGCGCCCGCAGGACACCGGCAATGACGTACCGGCCGCCGGCGGCGACGCACCGGCCACCGCAACTCCCGGCCCCCAGCCGACCGCGGAGGCCGCACCGGCCACGGACGACGGTGCGGACGCCGGAAATCGCCGCTCGGGCACGGGTGTCGACCCGTCGATGTCCCTCTGGGGCGACGACGGGAACGACGCACCGGAGGCGGCGAACGCGTCCGAACCCGAGGCCGAGCCCGAAGCTGAGGCACAGTCCGAGGCCGAGGCGCAGCCCGAGGCCGACGCCGCACCCGCGGTGGCCCCGGAGACCGCGCCCACCGCAGTGCCGCAGCCCGAAGCCGCCCAGCCGCCGTACGCCGCCGAGGGGGGAGCTCCGGCCCCGGAGGCGGTGACCCCCGCCCAGCCCGCCCCCGAGGCCACGCCGCAGAGCGGGCAGCCCGCACCGGCCCAGCCGCAGCCGCAGCCGCAGCCGCAACAGGCCGCGCCCCAGCAGGGCATGCCGCAGCAAGGCGTGCCCCAGCAGGGCATGCCGCAGCAGACGCCTCCGCAGGGCGTGCCCCAACAGGGCGTACCTCAGCAAGGCGTTCCGCAGCAGGGGGCGCCTCAGCAGGGTGCTCCGTGGGGCGCTGCGGCCGAGGGCCTGCAGCAGGGGGTGCCCGGGCAGGGCACCCTGCCGCCGCTGCCGGCGGAGTTCCAGCCGGCGGACCCGCGGATGGCTCAGGCGCAGGCCCAGGCCGCCCAGCAGGGCCAGCAGCCCCAACAGCCTCAGCAAGGCCAGCAGCAGGCACCGGCTCAGCAGCAACAGCAGCCGCAGCAGCCGCAGCAGCCGCAGGCCGGCTATCCGCAGGGGCAGCACGCTCAGCACGGTGGCTACCCGCAGCAGCAGGGCGTCCCCGGCTCACAGCAGCCCGCGTACGGCTATCCGCAGTCGGGGTACGGCTACCCCCAGCAGGGCCAGCCGCAGCAGCACGCGGCGGCGCAGCAGTCCGGTTACGGCTATCCGCAGACCGGCGCGCAGGGCTACCCGCAGCAGGGCCAGTACCCCCAGCAGCCGCAGGCCCACTACGGCCAGCAGCAGGCCACCGCCCAGCAGGCGGCACAGGCCCAGGCGGCGCAGGCGCAGCAAGCCCAGCAGGCGCAGCAGGCTCAGGCCGCCCAGCAGGCGCAGCAGCAGGCACAGCAAGCCCAGCAGCAGGCACACCAGGCGCAGCAGCAGGCACAGCAAGCTCAACAGGGCCAGCAGCCCCAGCAGGCCTACCAGCCGCTCCCCGGCCAGCAGGCCGGCGACCCCAACGCGGCGGCGAACTACGCGTCATACTCGCAGCCGGGTCAGCAGCAGCCGCAGCAGCGGGCCGCTCCCGGTGCGCCGCTCGGCTACAGCGCCGCGGTGGAGTTGACCTCCGACCGGCTGCTGCGCAACCAGCCCAAGAAGCGCAAGCCGGGCGCCAACGCCCAGCCTTCCAAGTTCAAGCTGGGCGCGAAGAAGGAGGAGGCGGAGCGCCAGCGCAAGCTGGAGCTGATCCGTACGCCGGTGATGTCGTGCTACCGGATCGCGGTGATCAGCCTCAAGGGCGGTGTCGGCAAGACCACCACGACGACCGCGCTCGGCTCCACCCTCGCGTCCGAACGACAGGACAAGATCCTGGCGATCGACGCCAACCCGGACGCCGGCACGCTCGGCCGACGGGTGCGGCGGGAGACCGGTGCGACCATCCGTGACCTGGTGGGTGCGATCCCGCACCTGCACAGCTACATGGACATCCGCCGGTTCACCTCGCAGGCACCTTCGGGCCTGGAGATCCTCGCCAACGACGTGGACCCCGCGGTCTCCACGACGTTCAACGACGAGGACTACCGACGGGCGATCGACATCCTCGGGAAGCAGTACCCGATCATCCTCACCGACTCGGGTACGGGTCTGCTCTACAGCGCGATGCGCGGAGTGCTCGATCTCGCCGACCAGTTGATCATCATCTCCACCCCGTCCGTGGACGGTGCGAGCAGCGCGAGCACCACCCTGGACTGGCTCTCCGCGCACGGCTACGCCGACCTGGTGCAGCGGGGTATCACGGTCATCTCGGGTGTCCGCGAGACCGGCAAGATGATCAAGATCGATGACATCGTGTCGCACTTCGAGACCCGCTGCCGCGGTGTGGTGGTCGTCCCCTTCGACGAACATCTCGCCGCCGGCGCCGAGGTCGACCTGGACATGATGCGGCCCAAGACCCGTGAGGCGTACTTCAACCTCTCTGCCCTGGTGGCCGAGGACTTCACGCGGGCGCAGCAGGCGGCGGGGATGTACCCGCAGCAGCAGATGGGCGGCGATCCCTACGCCCAGCAGCAGTACGCCCAGCAGGGCCAGCCGCAGCAGCAGCCGCAGCAGGGCACACCGCCACCGCCGCCGGCCGGTTACAGCCAGCAGCAGGGCGGCTGGACCCAGCAGCCCGCCCAGCCGCCGGCCCACTGGCAGCAGCAACAGCCGGCTCCGGACGCACCGCAGCCGGAACACCCCGGCCTGGCGCCGGGATGGCAGCAGCAGCCGCCTCCGCAGTGA
- the rbfA gene encoding 30S ribosome-binding factor RbfA — MADNARAKKLADLIREVVAQKLQRGIKDPRLGSHVTITDTRVTGDLREATVFYTVYGDDEERASAAAGLESAKGILRSAVGAAAGTKFTPTLAFVPDALPENAKTIDDLLDKARASDAKVREVSSGAQYAGEPDPYRKPGEDDDEGTAAE; from the coding sequence GTGGCCGACAATGCGCGGGCGAAGAAGCTGGCGGACCTCATCCGGGAGGTGGTCGCCCAGAAGCTGCAGCGCGGTATCAAGGACCCGCGGCTCGGTTCGCACGTGACCATCACGGACACCCGGGTCACCGGCGACCTGCGGGAGGCTACGGTCTTCTACACGGTCTACGGCGATGACGAGGAGCGGGCCAGCGCCGCCGCCGGGCTGGAGAGCGCCAAGGGCATCCTGCGCTCCGCGGTCGGGGCCGCGGCGGGGACGAAGTTCACGCCGACCCTGGCCTTCGTGCCGGACGCCCTGCCGGAGAACGCCAAGACGATCGACGACCTGCTCGACAAGGCACGGGCGTCGGACGCCAAGGTGCGCGAGGTCTCCTCGGGCGCCCAGTACGCCGGTGAGCCCGACCCGTACCGCAAGCCGGGCGAGGACGACGACGAGGGCACCGCGGCAGAATGA
- a CDS encoding bifunctional riboflavin kinase/FAD synthetase — MQRWRGLEDIPEGWGRSVVTIGSYDGVHRGHQLIIGKAVARARELGIPAVVVTFDPHPSEVVRPGTHPPLLAPHDRRAELMAGLGVDAVLILPFTKEFSKLAPADFVVKVLVDKLHAQVVVEGPNFRFGHKATGNVATLAELGTTYDYTVEVIDLYERGAAGGGEPFSSTLTRRLVAEGDVAGAMEVLGRPHRVEGVVVRGAQRGRELGFPTANVETLPHTAIPADGVYAGLLQVEGEAMPAAISVGTNPQFDGTARTVEAYAIDRVGLDLYGLHVGVDFVAYIRGQEKFDTLDALLERMAVDVKLARGLIADAG; from the coding sequence GTGCAGCGCTGGCGTGGCTTGGAGGACATCCCCGAGGGCTGGGGACGCAGCGTCGTCACCATCGGCTCCTACGACGGAGTGCACCGCGGCCACCAACTGATCATCGGCAAGGCCGTCGCGCGCGCCCGTGAGCTGGGGATCCCCGCGGTGGTCGTCACCTTCGACCCGCACCCGAGCGAGGTCGTGCGGCCCGGTACCCACCCGCCGCTGCTGGCTCCGCACGACCGGCGTGCGGAGCTGATGGCCGGTCTGGGGGTGGACGCGGTGCTCATTCTCCCGTTCACCAAGGAGTTCTCGAAGCTGGCACCGGCCGATTTCGTGGTCAAGGTGCTGGTCGACAAGCTGCACGCCCAGGTCGTCGTCGAGGGCCCCAACTTCCGCTTCGGGCACAAGGCGACCGGCAATGTCGCGACCCTCGCGGAGCTCGGGACCACCTACGACTACACCGTGGAGGTCATCGACCTCTACGAGCGCGGGGCGGCGGGCGGCGGCGAGCCGTTCTCCTCCACGCTCACCCGCCGCCTGGTCGCCGAGGGCGATGTGGCCGGCGCGATGGAGGTCCTGGGAAGGCCGCACCGGGTCGAGGGCGTTGTCGTACGCGGTGCCCAGCGCGGTCGTGAACTGGGCTTCCCGACAGCCAATGTGGAGACCCTGCCGCACACCGCGATCCCGGCCGACGGCGTCTACGCCGGGCTGCTGCAGGTCGAGGGCGAGGCGATGCCGGCGGCCATCTCGGTCGGCACCAACCCGCAGTTCGACGGCACGGCACGGACCGTCGAGGCATATGCCATCGACCGTGTCGGCCTGGATCTGTACGGGCTGCACGTCGGGGTGGACTTCGTCGCCTACATCCGCGGCCAGGAGAAGTTCGACACGCTCGACGCGCTGCTGGAGCGGATGGCGGTCGATGTGAAGCTGGCTCGGGGCTTGATCGCGGACGCGGGCTGA
- a CDS encoding trypsin-like peptidase domain-containing protein yields MALLDADADTALVRIRDLAGRTRGTGFLADHDGTVITSHEAVDGAAQLVLQPMADGAGGGAAGGGGWTCVVAADAVTPLPEAGLALVRAGGFGPHRLTPLPIAAARPTAGTTARLWAGGWLDGTVVGPGSGVMYTAAERVHLLDDTLELGLCAGGREALRLRGLAVGGPVLDARTGAVLGILGTALHPQAPGRGRPGEGAFGRRAGGFAIPLRAVAEAAPQGALAALLERNAATVPAYGSELNPAGARRLAELSKGSAERPRLGREPVERPEAAAEFARFEEGHGTAAACVLGLVGQPGCGRSTELAGLAARRAQGPGLAATIRLRGADLRSDDDGVRTAVERALRSAGRTVAREGRTAGDPADTTSEDVARAAAAAGRPLLVLLDGPEEMPSALAQGERLAGWTTATADWLRTTGVRLVVACRPEYWERAGALFPPGVLHRPLRPAPALPACVELGDLTEEEAERARGRYGLPPGAPAAPDARHPLSLRLLAEVGAALTEGDGTGRCADEPAGLGTPDRHQIFDAYLDLVCLRIAVRLAAGHRPPSRAAAVRRLAAQVAGQVHEAARRCLGPGPGALDRTSFEEVFPREPGWARAVLAEGLLVPAGTGFRFAHEEFAEWLQGAHADLDLLPVPGHRVGPAVQALLLLGRREGAVQLTFRLAELVPMATAPGAAPAAGSPAARAVDGRWWAAHLLSGVLLRVPDARPYTGVLRLLADRITERSLRAGGFAQTGLEAFGPWFWERLALADEDRMDLLRRLLPADGPPCGAGRRAAGAERYAETGTEAEAEEGAAGAVPSGAPSRAGWPVPSPGSSPAERLPSSSSSPLPCSSSSSDPSAWSGPSSWSDRLPSYGPPGAFDPAPGGLSSSAVAVDGPGAGHRFAPPPRVRVHPADDPASGPDGDGRTDALGAPRSSPARADTDGSASAAAPAARTRSAAARSPRFLDAAAALLCADPQRMQPLLCAWFDDTRPLQRPGAEDGGPAHPVEAVPGEITVATAAQALLHTHRHRALDALTEALVQAAHPRGDELMDALAEDEPAAVCRAVDRWAHDARPERRAAAVSYGLRAARHVTAGADRALLRYAALCLLARSADSAHHGSALALLMGDPATRSRFLDRALARFVAGDPQLPPTVFTAALADHPEPVLTAFRARLIGGAGPPVAAALLCMLARTDAPDLVARVADLVRDCARHCPERAARPVAEFIDRRLERGPAARAALRPLAVELLTGSPVAVRCALAAVVAETGCGDSVALRRELLDALLAQEASYVAPHRVHEESEGGRDTRVLEALLEAAAEGAERRPAERTRELVHRTGMLLVRTPAGAACFDRRLVELGRRLPGFARRVQDWVMDEPGEWAAVVGPGARATLAGSHS; encoded by the coding sequence ATGGCATTGCTGGATGCCGATGCGGACACGGCACTGGTGCGGATCCGCGATCTGGCAGGTCGGACACGTGGCACGGGGTTTCTCGCGGACCACGACGGCACCGTGATCACCAGCCACGAAGCGGTGGACGGCGCCGCGCAACTGGTGTTGCAGCCCATGGCGGACGGCGCCGGAGGCGGCGCGGCCGGGGGCGGCGGATGGACGTGCGTGGTGGCGGCCGATGCGGTGACGCCCCTGCCGGAGGCCGGGCTCGCCCTCGTCCGGGCCGGCGGCTTCGGACCGCACCGGCTCACGCCGCTGCCCATCGCCGCGGCCCGGCCGACCGCGGGCACCACCGCCCGGCTCTGGGCGGGCGGCTGGCTGGACGGCACGGTCGTCGGACCGGGCTCCGGGGTGATGTACACGGCCGCCGAGCGCGTCCACCTCCTCGACGACACGCTGGAGCTCGGCCTGTGCGCCGGGGGCCGGGAGGCGCTGCGGCTGCGTGGACTGGCGGTCGGCGGGCCGGTGCTGGACGCCCGGACCGGCGCGGTGCTCGGCATCCTCGGCACCGCGCTGCACCCCCAGGCTCCCGGCCGCGGCCGCCCGGGGGAGGGTGCCTTCGGGCGCCGGGCGGGCGGCTTCGCGATCCCGCTGCGCGCGGTGGCCGAGGCCGCGCCACAGGGCGCGCTGGCCGCGCTGCTGGAGCGCAATGCGGCGACCGTCCCGGCCTACGGCAGCGAGTTGAACCCGGCCGGCGCGCGGCGGCTGGCCGAGTTGTCGAAGGGCTCCGCCGAGCGGCCGCGGCTGGGACGGGAGCCGGTCGAACGGCCGGAAGCGGCCGCCGAGTTCGCGCGCTTCGAGGAGGGCCACGGGACGGCGGCGGCATGTGTGCTGGGGCTGGTGGGACAGCCGGGATGCGGCCGGAGCACGGAACTGGCCGGCCTCGCGGCACGCCGGGCCCAGGGCCCCGGCCTCGCCGCGACCATCCGGCTGCGCGGCGCGGACCTGCGGTCCGACGACGACGGGGTACGAACCGCCGTCGAACGCGCGCTGCGGTCCGCCGGCCGTACCGTCGCCCGGGAGGGCCGTACCGCCGGTGACCCGGCGGACACCACCTCCGAGGACGTCGCACGGGCGGCGGCCGCGGCCGGCCGCCCGCTGCTGGTGCTCCTCGACGGGCCGGAGGAGATGCCTTCGGCCCTGGCACAGGGGGAGCGGCTGGCCGGGTGGACCACGGCGACGGCCGACTGGCTGCGTACCACCGGCGTGCGGCTGGTGGTCGCCTGCCGCCCCGAGTACTGGGAGCGGGCCGGTGCGCTCTTCCCGCCCGGTGTGCTGCACCGGCCGCTGCGTCCGGCGCCCGCGCTGCCCGCCTGCGTGGAGCTCGGTGACCTCACCGAGGAAGAGGCGGAGCGCGCCCGCGGCCGCTACGGCCTGCCGCCGGGCGCACCGGCCGCGCCGGACGCCCGCCATCCGCTGTCCCTGCGCCTGCTCGCGGAGGTCGGCGCGGCGCTCACCGAGGGGGACGGGACCGGGCGGTGCGCCGACGAGCCGGCCGGCCTCGGCACACCCGACCGCCACCAGATCTTCGACGCCTACCTGGACCTGGTGTGCCTGCGCATCGCCGTACGGCTCGCGGCCGGCCACCGGCCCCCGTCGCGCGCCGCCGCCGTGCGCCGGCTGGCCGCCCAGGTCGCCGGGCAGGTGCACGAGGCGGCCCGCCGCTGCCTCGGCCCCGGTCCGGGCGCGCTGGACCGTACGTCCTTCGAGGAGGTGTTCCCGCGCGAGCCCGGCTGGGCCCGTGCGGTGCTGGCCGAGGGGCTGCTGGTCCCGGCCGGCACCGGATTCCGCTTCGCCCACGAGGAGTTCGCGGAGTGGCTGCAGGGCGCCCATGCCGACCTCGACCTGCTGCCAGTCCCCGGACACCGCGTCGGGCCGGCCGTCCAGGCGCTGCTGCTGCTCGGCAGGCGCGAGGGGGCGGTGCAACTGACCTTCCGGCTGGCCGAGTTGGTGCCGATGGCGACCGCCCCCGGGGCCGCCCCCGCGGCCGGTTCACCGGCCGCGCGTGCCGTGGACGGCCGCTGGTGGGCCGCTCATCTGCTGTCCGGTGTGCTGCTCCGGGTCCCCGACGCGAGGCCGTACACGGGCGTCCTGCGGCTGCTCGCCGACCGGATCACGGAACGCTCACTCCGGGCGGGTGGCTTCGCGCAGACGGGGCTGGAGGCCTTCGGGCCGTGGTTCTGGGAGCGGTTGGCGCTGGCCGACGAGGACCGGATGGACCTGCTGCGCCGCCTGCTGCCGGCCGACGGGCCGCCGTGCGGGGCGGGGCGGAGGGCGGCCGGCGCGGAGCGGTACGCGGAGACGGGTACGGAGGCGGAGGCGGAGGAGGGAGCCGCGGGAGCTGTGCCGTCCGGGGCGCCGTCGCGGGCCGGGTGGCCGGTGCCGTCGCCCGGTTCGTCGCCGGCCGAGCGGTTGCCGTCGTCCAGCTCATCACCTCTGCCTTGTTCCTCCTCATCGTCCGATCCCTCTGCATGGTCCGGTCCGTCCTCGTGGTCCGACCGGTTGCCGTCGTACGGCCCGCCCGGGGCGTTCGATCCCGCGCCGGGCGGTCTGTCGTCCTCCGCCGTAGCCGTCGACGGTCCGGGTGCCGGCCACCGTTTCGCACCGCCGCCGCGGGTACGCGTCCACCCCGCTGACGACCCGGCGTCCGGCCCGGACGGCGACGGCCGGACGGATGCCCTCGGTGCCCCGCGCTCCAGCCCCGCCCGGGCCGACACCGACGGCAGCGCGTCCGCAGCGGCCCCCGCAGCCCGGACCCGGTCCGCCGCGGCACGCTCGCCCCGGTTTCTCGATGCCGCGGCCGCACTGCTGTGCGCGGATCCGCAGCGGATGCAGCCTTTGCTGTGCGCCTGGTTCGACGACACCCGCCCGCTGCAACGCCCCGGCGCGGAGGACGGCGGTCCGGCCCACCCCGTAGAGGCCGTGCCTGGCGAGATCACCGTGGCCACCGCGGCGCAGGCGCTGCTGCACACCCATCGCCACCGGGCGCTCGACGCCCTCACGGAGGCGCTGGTGCAGGCCGCGCACCCCAGGGGCGACGAACTGATGGACGCACTGGCCGAGGACGAGCCGGCCGCGGTGTGCCGGGCCGTGGACCGGTGGGCGCACGACGCGCGCCCCGAGCGGCGGGCCGCCGCCGTGTCGTACGGCCTGCGGGCCGCCCGGCACGTGACCGCCGGAGCCGACCGCGCCCTGCTGCGCTACGCGGCCCTCTGCCTTCTCGCCCGGAGCGCCGACAGCGCCCACCACGGCTCCGCGCTGGCGCTGCTGATGGGCGACCCGGCCACCCGCTCCCGCTTCCTGGACCGGGCGCTGGCCCGCTTTGTCGCGGGGGATCCGCAGCTGCCGCCCACGGTGTTCACGGCCGCCCTCGCCGACCATCCCGAGCCGGTGCTGACCGCGTTCCGGGCCCGGCTGATCGGCGGCGCCGGGCCACCGGTGGCGGCCGCCCTCCTGTGCATGCTCGCCCGCACCGATGCGCCGGACCTCGTCGCCCGGGTCGCCGACCTCGTCCGTGACTGTGCCCGGCACTGCCCCGAGCGCGCCGCACGGCCGGTCGCGGAGTTCATCGACCGCCGCCTCGAACGGGGCCCGGCCGCCCGCGCCGCGCTCCGCCCGCTCGCCGTGGAGCTGCTGACCGGCTCCCCCGTAGCGGTCCGGTGCGCGCTCGCGGCCGTGGTGGCCGAGACGGGGTGTGGCGACTCGGTTGCGTTGCGCCGCGAACTGCTCGATGCGCTGCTGGCGCAGGAGGCCTCCTATGTGGCGCCGCACCGCGTCCATGAGGAGAGCGAGGGCGGCCGGGACACCCGTGTGCTGGAGGCCCTTCTGGAAGCCGCAGCCGAGGGCGCGGAGCGGCGGCCGGCGGAGCGCACCAGGGAGCTGGTGCACCGCACCGGGATGCTGCTGGTGCGTACGCCTGCGGGCGCGGCGTGCTTCGACCGGCGGCTGGTGGAACTGGGACGGCGGCTGCCGGGTTTCGCACGGCGGGTGCAGGACTGGGTGATGGATGAGCCGGGGGAGTGGGCGGCAGTGGTGGGCCCCGGCGCCCGCGCCACGCTCGCCGGGTCGCACAGCTGA
- the truB gene encoding tRNA pseudouridine(55) synthase TruB — translation MKRESNKPGGLVIVDKPAGFTSHDVVAKMRGMARTRRVGHAGTLDPMATGVLVLGIERATKLLGHLALTEKEYVGTIRLGQTTVTDDAEGEITASKAAHGLAREDIDAVVGRLSGAIMQVPSKVSAIKINGKRSYSRVRDGEDVEIPARPVTVSSFVVHSAHETEAEDGTPVTDLLVSVECSSGTYIRALARDLGEGLGVGGHLTALRRTRVGPYKLDRARTLDQLQASVDDTEGEGLPVMPLGDAAAAAFTRWDVPEAQARLLLNGARTPMPRFEGSGPVAAFGPDGRFLALVENQGGKAKSLAVFAV, via the coding sequence ATGAAGCGTGAGAGCAACAAGCCGGGCGGCCTCGTGATCGTCGACAAGCCGGCCGGCTTCACTTCGCATGACGTGGTGGCGAAGATGCGCGGAATGGCGCGCACCCGCCGGGTCGGGCACGCCGGCACGCTCGACCCGATGGCGACGGGCGTGCTCGTCCTGGGGATCGAGCGGGCCACCAAGCTGCTCGGCCACCTCGCGCTGACGGAGAAGGAGTACGTCGGCACGATCCGGCTCGGCCAGACGACGGTCACCGACGACGCCGAGGGCGAGATCACCGCGTCGAAGGCGGCGCACGGTCTCGCCCGCGAGGACATCGACGCGGTCGTCGGCCGGCTGTCCGGCGCGATCATGCAGGTGCCGTCGAAGGTCAGCGCCATCAAGATCAACGGCAAGCGGTCGTACTCGCGGGTCCGCGACGGCGAGGACGTGGAGATCCCGGCCCGGCCGGTCACCGTCTCCTCGTTCGTGGTGCACTCCGCGCACGAGACCGAGGCCGAGGACGGTACCCCGGTGACCGATCTGCTGGTCTCCGTCGAGTGCTCGTCCGGTACGTACATCCGTGCCCTCGCCCGCGACCTGGGCGAAGGGCTGGGCGTCGGCGGCCATCTGACGGCGCTGCGCCGCACCCGCGTCGGCCCGTACAAGCTGGACCGGGCGCGCACCCTCGACCAGCTCCAGGCCTCCGTGGACGACACCGAGGGGGAGGGCCTGCCGGTCATGCCGCTCGGGGACGCGGCCGCCGCGGCGTTCACCCGCTGGGACGTGCCCGAGGCGCAGGCCCGGCTGCTGCTCAACGGCGCACGGACCCCGATGCCGCGCTTCGAGGGCAGCGGCCCGGTCGCGGCGTTCGGGCCGGACGGCCGGTTCCTCGCGCTGGTGGAGAACCAGGGCGGGAAGGCGAAGAGCCTGGCGGTGTTCGCGGTCTAG
- a CDS encoding DUF503 domain-containing protein: protein MYVGTLSFDLLLGDVRSLKEKRSVVRPIVAELHRKFAVSVAEVGDQDLHRRATIGLAVVSGDTGHLTDVMDRCERLVAARPEVELLSVRRRLHGDDD, encoded by the coding sequence ATGTACGTAGGGACGCTGTCCTTCGACCTGCTTCTCGGCGACGTACGGTCGCTGAAGGAGAAGCGCTCCGTCGTCCGCCCGATCGTCGCCGAGCTGCACCGCAAATTCGCGGTGAGCGTCGCCGAGGTCGGGGACCAGGATCTGCATCGCAGGGCCACGATCGGCCTGGCGGTGGTCTCCGGGGACACGGGGCATCTGACCGATGTCATGGACCGTTGCGAGCGCCTGGTCGCCGCACGGCCCGAAGTGGAGCTGCTGTCGGTACGCCGGCGGTTGCACGGCGACGACGACTGA